A genome region from Setaria italica strain Yugu1 chromosome III, Setaria_italica_v2.0, whole genome shotgun sequence includes the following:
- the LOC101766880 gene encoding probable glycerol-3-phosphate dehydrogenase [NAD(+)] 3, cytosolic, which produces MVGSYANGGGADAAAALAAEEKLDELRRLLGKSDGDPLRVVGVGAGAWGSVFCALLQDAYGRHRDRVQVRVWRRAGRAVDRADAERLFEVINAREGVLRRLIRRCAYLKYVEARLGDRTLTADEILRDGFCLNMLDTPLCPLKVVTNLQEAVWDADIVVNGLPSTETREVFGEIGRYWKERITQPLIISLAKGIEASLDPVPRIITPTQMISNATGVPLENILYLGGPNIASEIYNKEYANARICGAEKWRKPLAKFLRQPHFIVWDNSDLITHEVMGGLKNVYAIGAGMVAALTKESATSKSVYFSLCTSEMIYITHLLAREPEKLAGPLLADTYVTLLKGRNAWYGQKLANGELTLEMGDSIKGKGTIQGVSAVNAFYELLSQGSLCVMHPETKKPVAPVELCPILKTLYKILIKRELGTDSILQAIRDESMYDPRERIEMAQRQSLYRPSLLGLPKGDAKA; this is translated from the exons ATGGTGGGGAGCTACGCGAACGGCGGCGGGgctgatgcggcggcggcgctggcggcggaggagaagcTGGACGAGCTGCGGCGGCTGCTGGGCAAGTCCGACGGCGACCCGCTGCGGGTTGTCGGGGTGGGCGCGGGGGCGTGGGGGAGCGTGTTCTGCGCGCTGCTGCAGGACGCGTACGGCCGGCACCGGGACCGGGTGCAGGTGCGGGTGTGGCGCCGGGCGGGGCGCGCCGTCGaccgcgccgacgccgagcgCCTCTTCGAGGTCATCAACGCCCGCGAGGGCGTGCTGCGACGCCTCATCCGCCGCTGCGCCTACCTCAAGTACGTCGAGGCGCGCCTCGGGGACCGCACGCTCACCGCCGACGAGATCCTCCGCGACGGATTCTGCCTCAACATGCTCGACACGCCGCTCTGCCCGCTCAAGGTCGTCACCAACCTGCAGGAGGCCGTCTGGGACGCCGACATCGTCGTCAACGGCCTGCCATCCACGGAGACCAGGGAGGTGTTCGGGGAGATCGGGAGGTACTGGAAGGAGCGGATCACCCAGCCGCTCATCATCTCGCTGGCAAAGGGGATCGAGGCGTCGCTCGACCCTGTGCCCCGGATCATAACACCCACGCAGATGATCAGCAATGCAA CTGGAGTGCCTTTGGAGAATATTCTATATCTTGGAGGCCCAAACATTGCTTCTGAGATTTATAACAAAGAATATGCTAATGCTCGCATATGTGGAGCTGAAAAGTGGAGGAAACctcttgcaaaatttttgaGGCAGCCCCATTTTATTGTATGGGACAATAGTGATCTCATTACTCATGAAGTCATGGGTGGCTTAAAAAACGTATATGCCATTGGTGCTG GTATGGTGGCAGCACTTACCAAAGAGAGTGCAACCAGCAAATCAGTGTACTTTTCACTTTGCACTTCTGAAATGATATACATCACCCATCTTCTAGCGCGAGAGCCTGAGAAACTTGCAGGACCCTTGTTAGCTGATACATACGTCACACTGCTGAAAGGTCGTAATGCATGGTACGGGCAGAAGTTGGCTAACGGAGAGCTGACTCTAGAAATGGGGGACAGCATCAAAGGCAAAGGGACTATCCAG GGTGTTTCCGCAGTCAATGCATTCTATGAGCTCCTGAGCCAGGGAAGCCTATGTGTGATGCATCCAGAAACCAAGAAGCCTGTTGCTCCTGTTGAGCTGTGTCCAATACTCAAAACACTTTACAAAATTTTAATCAAGAG GGAGCTTGGGACCGATTCTATTCTTCAGGCAATACGAGATGAATCAATGTATGATCCACGGGAAAGAATTGAGATGGCACAGCGTCAGTCCCTCTACCGGCCATCTCTTCTTGGCCTACCTAAAGGAGACGCCAAGGCTTAG
- the LOC101780261 gene encoding probable calcium-transporting ATPase 6, plasma membrane-type: MEAGRSWSIDSFLNEHFDIPAKNPPGEARLRWRRAVGLVVRNRRRRFRMFSSLHPVDDAQRRKILGKVQVVINVHRAALQFIDGVRRYPLSNELIKEGFCISPDELAAITGMREDPAIFKTHGGMNGICRKIKASLEDGINETEIETRQKLYGTNKHAEKPPRSFWMFVWDALHDLTLIILMVCAVVSLVVGLATEGWPMGIYDGLGIILSILLVVLVTASSDYKQSRKFMELDREKQKIYARVTRDRQTKKVLIHDLVVGDILHLSIGDVVPADGLFVSGYCLVVDESSLSGESEPVHVSEEKPFLHAGSKVQDGTAKMLVTAVGMRTEWGKIMDTLNDDGVDETPLQVKLNGVATIIGQIGLVFAILTFLVLLVRLLIDKGMHVGLLNWSANDALTIVNYFAIAVTIIVVAVPEGLPLAVTLSLAFAMKKLMNDKALVRHLAACETMGSATCICTDKTGTLTTNHMIVDKVWISEVSKSVNGATNINKLKAAISESVMEILIQGLFVNTGSEVVKGDDGKRNILGTPTEAALLEFGLSLQGDLYDEYNKLARVRVEPFNSVKKKMSVLIQLPNGGLRSFCKGASEIILEQCDTVFNSEGNIIPLSEIQKQNVLDIINSFASEALRTLCIAFKDLNEISDDQTIPEEGYTLIALFGIKDPVRPGVRDAVMTCMAAGIKVRMVTGDNVNTAKAIAKECGILTEDGIAIEGRELHDKSTDELKELLPKIQVMARSLPMDKYKLVTSLKSMYQEVVAVTGDGTNDAPALCESDIGLAMGIAGTEVAKENADVIIMDDNFSTIVNVARWGRAVYLNIQKFVQFQLTVNVVALIVNFVSACIIGTAPLTAVQLLWVNMIMDTLGALALATEPPNDEMMKRPPVRRGHSFITRVMWRNILGQALYQLLVLGTLMFAGKRLLNIEGPHADRTTNTLVFNSFVFCQVFNEINSREMEKINVFRGIFKNWIFIGVLSATVLFQVIIVEFLGTFANTVPLSWELWLLSAILGSVSMIVAVILKCIPVESRETGNKPHGYELIPEEPETV, translated from the exons ATGGAGGCGGGCCGGAGCTGGAGCATCGACAGCTTCCTCAACGAGCACTTCGACATCCCCGCCAAGAACCCGCCCGGCGAGGCCCGCCTCCGATGGCGCCGCGCCGTCGGCCTCGTCgtccgcaaccgccgccgccgcttccgcatGTTCTCCAGCCTCCACCCCGTCGACGACGCCCAGCGCCGCAAGATCCTG GGAAAAGTTCAGGTTGTAATTAATGTGCACAGAGCAGCGCTTCAATTCATCGATG GTGTAAGACGGTACCCCCTATCCAACGAGCTTATCAAAGAGGGATTTTGTATCAGCCCAGATGAACTGGCAGCAATTACCGGCATGCGTGAGGATCCTGCAATCTTCAAGACGCATGGTGGAATGAATGGAATATGTAGGAAAATCAAAGCCTCATTGGAAGATGGTATCAACGAAACTGAAATAGAAACCAGGCAAAAACTGTACGGCACTAACAAGCATGCTGAGAAGCCTCCAAGAAGCTTCTGGATGTTTGTCTGGGATGCATTGCATGACTTGACGCTGATTATTCTAATGGTTTGTGCTGTTGTTTCTCTAGTGGTTGGCCTTGCCACCGAGGGGTGGCCAATGGGTATCTATGATGGCCTTGGCATAATACTCAGTATTTTGTTGGTGGTACTGGTTACAGCATCCAGTGACTACAAGCAGTCACGGAAGTTCATGGAGCTGGACCGTGAGAAACAGAAGATATATGCCCGTGTCACCAGAGATAGGCAAACCAAGAAGGTATTGATTCATGATTTGGTTGTTGGTGACATCTTGCATCTTTCAATAGGTGATGTTGTTCCTGCAGATGGCTTGTTCGTCTCTGGATACTGCTTAGTGGTAGATGAATCTAGCTTGTCAGGTGAGAGTGAACCAGTCCATGTTTCTGAAGAAAAGCCGTTTCTTCATGCTGGGAGTAAAGTGCAAGATGGAACAGCCAAGATGCTTGTTACTGCCGTTGGTATGCGTACTGAATGGGGCAAAATCATGGATACTCTTAATGACGATGGGGTTGATGAAACTCCTTTGCAAGTTAAGCTTAATGGTGTGGCCACAATAATAGGACAGATCGGGCTGGTGTTTGCTATTCTCACATTTCTGGTACTTCTAGTGAGGTTACTGATTGACAAGGGAATGCATGTTGGATTATTGAATTGGTCAGCAAATGATGCACTGACAATAGTTAACTACTTTGCTATTGCAGTGACAATCATTGTGGTCGCAGTTCCTGAGGGTCTACCACTGGCTGTGACTCTTAGTCTAGCGTTTGCCATGAAAAAGCTGATGAATGACAAAGCACTAGTGAGGCATCTTGCAGCATGTGAAACCATGGGTTCAGCAACTTGTATTTGCACTGATAAGACAGGAACTCTGACGACCAACCACATGATTGTTGATAAGGTTTGGATCAGTGAGGTATCTAAGTCTGTCAATGGTGCTACAAATATTAATAAGCTAAAGGCTGCAATTTCAGAAAGTGTTATGGAAATACTTATACAAGGACTATTTGTGAACACTGGTTCTGAGGTGGTGAAGGGAGATGATGGCAAAAGAAATATCCTGGGCACACCAACTGAAGCAGCATTGTTGGAGTTTGGCTTGAGCTTGCAAGGAGATCTATACGATGAGTACAACAAGTTGGCAAGAGTAAGAGTAGAACCTTTCAATTCAGTTAAGAAAAAGATGTCTGTTTTAATACAGTTACCTAACGGTGGCCTCCGGTCCTTCTGTAAAGGCGCATCAGAAATTATTTTAGAGCAGTGTGATACTGTCTTCAATAGTGAAGGAAATATAATACCGCTATCAGAAATACAGAAGCAAAATGTTTTAGATATaatcaattcatttgcttctgAGGCATTAAGAACACTTTGCATCGCGTTTAAGGATCTGAATGAAATTTCTGACGATCAAACTATACCAGAGGAGGGCTACACACTAATAGCACTTTTTGGTATAAAGGATCCAGTCCGTCCTGGTGTCAGGGATGCAGTAATGACCTGCATGGCTGCTGGTATTAAAGTAAGAATGGTGACTGGAGACAACGTCAACACTGCTAAAGCTATTGCCAAGGAATGTGGAATACTAACTGAGGATGGAATTGCGATAGAAGGACGAGAGCTTCACGATAAGAGCACAGATGAGCTGAAGGAGCTCCTGCCTAAAATTCAG GTAATGGCCCGCTCCTTACCAATGGACAAATATAAATTGGTAACAAGCTTAAAAAGTATGTATCAAGAGGTGGTAGCAGTTACTGGTGATGGAACCAATGATGCCCCTGCATTGTGTGAGTCAGACATTGGTCTGGCCATGGGCATTGCCGGCACTGAG GTTGCAAAAGAGAATGCCGATGTTATAATTATGGATGACAACTTCAGTACCATTGTAAATGTTGCTAGATGGGGTCGAGCAGTTTACTTGAACATTCAGAAGTTTGTGCAGTTCCAGCTTACGGTTAATGTAGTGGCTCTGATAGTGAATTTCGTCTCAGCGTGTATCATAG GTACTGCACCACTTACTGCCGTCCAGTTGCTATGGGTGAACATGATCATGGATACATTAGGCGCCTTGGCCTTAGCCACAGAGCCACCTAATGATGAAATGATGAAGAGACCACCTGTGAGACGGGGACATAGTTTTATCACTCGGGTCATGTGGAGGAATATTCTTGGGCAAGCTTTATATCAGCTCCTTGTACTTGGTACTCTCATGTTTGCTGGAAAGAGGCTTCTTAACATTGAAGGCCCGCATGCTGATAGAACCACCAATACCCTCGTATTCAACTCTTTCGTATTTTGTCAG GTCTTCAACGAAATAAACAGTAGGGAAATGGAAAAGATCAACGTGTTCAGAGGGATATTCAAAAACTGGATCTTTATCGGTGTATTATCAGCCACTGTCTTATTCCAAGTGATCATAGTAGAGTTTCTTGGCACTTTTGCAAACACCGTGCCTCTGAGTTGGGAGCTCTGGTTGCTCAGTGCAATTCTTGGCTCAGTTAGCATGATCGTCGCGGTGATTCTCAAGTGCATCCCTGTGGAATCTAGGGAAACAGGCAATAAGCCCCATGGTTACGAGTTGATTCCTGAAGAACCAGAAACTGTGTAG
- the LOC101780658 gene encoding 60S ribosomal protein L27-3, which produces MVKFLKPGKAVILLQGRFAGRKAVIVRVFEEGTRDRPYGHCLVAGLAKYPKKVIRKDSAKKTAKKSRVKCFIKLVNFTHIMPTRYTLDVDFKDVASGGPDALSTRDKKVAACKAAKARLEERFKTGKNRWFFTKLRF; this is translated from the coding sequence ATGGTGAAGTTCCTCAAGCCAGGTAAGGCCGTGATCCTCCTCCAGGGCCGGTTCGCCGGCCGGAAGGCGGTGATCGTGCGCGTGTTCGAGGAGGGCACCCGCGACCGCCCCTACGGCCactgcctcgtcgccggcctcgcCAAGTACCCCAAGAAGGTGATCCGCAAGGATTCCGCCAAGAAGACGGCCAAGAAGTCCCGTGTCAAGTGCTTCATCAAGCTCGTCAACTTCACCCACATCATGCCCACCCGCTACACCCTCGACGTCGACTTCAAGGACGTCGCCTCGGGCGGGCCCGACGCGCTCTCCACCCGGGACAAGAAGGTCGCCGCCTGCAAGGCCGCCAAAGCGCGCCTCGAGGAGAGGTTCAAGACAGGCAAGAACAGGTGGTTCTTTACCAAGCTCCGCTTCTAG
- the LOC105913962 gene encoding uncharacterized protein LOC105913962 encodes MGLSFHLTAAHHVFSTLPPNPLSANAVTEKLTRSNHSIWEAQVLSAVRGARLYGHLTGASTPPVKEIEDKDGKKVSNPVFEDWEARDQQILSFLLTSISPGILSHIAKTKTATDAWAKLEAMFASQTRARAVNLCISLANTKKGNSSTIDYFTKMKIFSDEMAAAGQPITDDELVEYILTGLPAEYKSLVTSLVTRVESVTVDELYS; translated from the exons ATGGGACTCTCATTCC ATCTAACTGCCGCCCACCATGTCTTCTCGACCCTCCCTCCCAACCCTCTCTCGGCCAACGCTGTGACAGAGAAGCTTACCAGGAGCAATCACTCCATCTGGGAAGCCCAGGTGCTCTCGGCCGTGCGCGGTGCTCGCCTGTATGGCCATCTCACTGGTGCTTCTACGCCGCCGGTGAAGGAGATTGAGGACAAGGATGGCAAGAAGGTCTCCAACCCTGTGTTCGAAGACTGGGAGGCACGGGATCAGCAGATCCTCAGCTTCCTTCTTACTTCCATCTCTCCGGGCATCCTCAGCCACATCGCCAAGACGAAGACGGCGACTGATGCATGGGCTAAGCTTGAGGCCATGTTTGCCTCACAAACCCGTGCGCGCGCGGTAAATCTGTGCATCTCCCTCGCCAACACCAAGAAAGGTAACTCATCTACTatcgattatttcaccaagatGAAAATTTTTAGCGATGAGATGGCGGCCGCGGGACAACCAATCACTGATGACGAGCTGGTTGAGTACATACTCACCGGCTTGCCCGCGGAATACAAGTCACTGGTTACCTCTCTTGTCACGAGGGTGGAATCGGTGACCGTCGACGAGTTGTATTCATAG